Genomic DNA from Desulfocurvus vexinensis DSM 17965:
TTCTTCGACCGCTCCGGACCGACGGAAATGATTTGGTACTACGAACAACCATTGCCTGATGGCCGGAAAAAATACACCAAGACCAGTCCGCTTCAATACGATGAACTCGCTGATCTGTTCAAATGGTTCAAATCGACTAAGCGCCAGGAGAACGCGCACGCCTGGAAGGTCAAGGCAAAGGGCGTATTATCTAACGGCTGCAACCTTGATTTAAAGAATCCACGTGGCGCTGAAGCACTTGAGCATCTTCCCCCCGAACAGATTGCGGAGAGTATCGCTGAAAAGAACCTTCGAATCGGGAAGATCATAGAAGAGATCAAAGCTACATTGGCTGAGCCAGTTGGCTCCCGAGGAGGGAAACCATGACGGGCAACGGCTGGGCTACAGTTCCTCTCGGGGAGGTTCTCGAAAAGAACGAGGACTCAATCGAGATCGATGTGGCCGCCCGCTACCAGCAGGTCACCGTGCGACTGTGGGGTAAGGGAGTTGTTCCACGAGGGGAAACGACAGGTTTGGAATTGGCTACGGGACGCAGATTTCGCGTTCGTGCAGGCGATTTCATTCTGTCTCGAATTGATGCGAGGCATGGCGCATTTGGTATCGTATCCGATGAATTGGATGGAGCCATTGCTACTAACGATTTCCCATCCTTCAAGATAATCGACCAACGCCTTGCTCCTGGTTTTTTAAAGTGGCTGAGTTGTACCCAAAGATTCATAGAACTGTGCCGATCTGCTAGCGAAGGAACGACCAACCGCGTAAGGCTCAAGGAGGACAGATTCCTTCGAATGTCGATACCGCTCCCCGACAGGGATGAACAAGACCGGATCGTGATAAAGATCGATGCCATCGTTGCGAAAATAAATGAGGCACTGAGCTATAAGGCAGAGATCGAACGGAAAGCGGAGGCAATGCTCCGTAGCGCCTTTGCACAAGTAATTGATGGTGTGCCCTCGCGGACGATGAACGATGTGGCTCCGCTTGTACGTCGTCCCGTCGAACCCAAAATGGGTGAGGAATATCCGGAACTCGGTATCCGGTCATTCGGCAAAGGGACATTCCACAAACCCGCCCTCGATTACCTGAGTGTGGGCACAAAGCGACTTTACGGCATAGAGCCTGGAGACCTCATTTTTAGCAACGTGTTTGCGTGGGAAGGAGCGATTGCAGTTGCCCAACCAGAGGATAGCGACCGATACGGGTCTCACCGGTTCATAACATGTGTTCCCAAGGCGGGCGTCTCCACGCCCGAGTTCCTGTGCTTCTACTTCCTGACCGAGGAAGGGCTCCGGAAGATTGGCGAAGCTTCGCCAGGTGGAGCAGGAAGAAACCGCACATTGGGTCTCACCAAGTTGACCGAGATTGAGGTTCCCGTGCCGGAGTATGGTAAGCAGGTCTGGTTCAACCGCCTGCAAGCCAAAGTCGCTGCAATGCTCGCTGCACAAAAAGACGCCGAATCCGAACTCGACGCCCTGCTTCCCTCGATCCTGGACAAGGCATTCAAAGGGGAGCTTTAACCAGGTATGTCCAAAACAGAGAACCAAACGCCCAAGCGCCCGAAGCAGCGCAAAACGGTTTCAGCCCTGACGAGCAAGAAGCTCTATCAGGAAGCCGACAACCGTTGCCCATTCTGCGGCGTTGAGGACGTGGCGGTGCTGGAGATCCATCATATCGACGGAGACCCCTCGAGCAACAAGATCGAAAACCTGATCGTCGTGTGCGGGAACTGTCACTCCAAGATCACGCGCGGGGAGATTTCACCGGCGGATGTCCACGCAAAGAAGATGGAACTGTTCTGGACGCACAGGGCGTCACCCCGGCAGACCGAAAAGAGTCCCATGCAGTCGGTGAACGTGAATGCCGCGAGTGTCAGCGACAGCATTATCGCCAACACCGTAACCTTCGGCCGCAAACGGTCGCCCCGGATGCAATACCCG
This window encodes:
- a CDS encoding restriction endonuclease subunit S, which gives rise to MTGNGWATVPLGEVLEKNEDSIEIDVAARYQQVTVRLWGKGVVPRGETTGLELATGRRFRVRAGDFILSRIDARHGAFGIVSDELDGAIATNDFPSFKIIDQRLAPGFLKWLSCTQRFIELCRSASEGTTNRVRLKEDRFLRMSIPLPDRDEQDRIVIKIDAIVAKINEALSYKAEIERKAEAMLRSAFAQVIDGVPSRTMNDVAPLVRRPVEPKMGEEYPELGIRSFGKGTFHKPALDYLSVGTKRLYGIEPGDLIFSNVFAWEGAIAVAQPEDSDRYGSHRFITCVPKAGVSTPEFLCFYFLTEEGLRKIGEASPGGAGRNRTLGLTKLTEIEVPVPEYGKQVWFNRLQAKVAAMLAAQKDAESELDALLPSILDKAFKGEL
- a CDS encoding HNH endonuclease signature motif containing protein produces the protein MSKTENQTPKRPKQRKTVSALTSKKLYQEADNRCPFCGVEDVAVLEIHHIDGDPSSNKIENLIVVCGNCHSKITRGEISPADVHAKKMELFWTHRASPRQTEKSPMQSVNVNAASVSDSIIANTVTFGRKRSPRMQYPVDSIGADTIKKGYIDYLIKRYFDYRQADAGYGSFRPFNHAEIHTTIQRKFKAKTFFIHVSRFEELYGYIKSRVDQTIQGRNNRSRGIPNYDSFEKYEAEQLRHGQ